In Desulfovibrio desulfuricans DSM 642, the sequence CAGGCTGACCCTGAACATCCGTATACGAGCGTCAAATTTGTACGGAGGCTCTTTTTTTGATGTGGCAGAACTGTAAATGCTGACCGCATGACCCCGCGTAATCATGGCATGTGCCAGTTCCCATGTGAACTTGGGCCCCCCGCCATAAAGCCAGTAGTGCATATCAAACAATATGCATATTCGCAGAGAACGCTGCCCTGCCAACGCGGCAGAAGGCGGAGCCGATAGTCCCGTTTCCATGGTCGGCTCAGATTGACGGCTGTTGTATTTTTCTCACGGCAGCGATCATTTTACCTTCCAGCTCTGGCGAAGGCGCAATGCAAAGCCGTTTTAAGATGTAGTTTACGTCAATGATGTTGTCTCGAATCAGAGGGGAAAACACATTATAGCTATCATAATTTTTTGAAGAGTCTGGCGGTTGTGGAATAAAAACGTCGTCGCAAAGCAGTATTCCATCGTCAGCCAGAAGGTGCCAGGAATTGCACAGGTCAAATGCTACATCCGGGTAGGTATGTCCGCCGTCCATCCAGATAATGTCAAACGGGCCGGAAATGTATTGGGGGAGCAGAAAACTGTTTTTCTGAATAAACGTAATGTTGTCGGCCTTAAGATTCTTTGCGCGCTGTGCTTCGAGGGTACGTTTTTTGTCGGGATTTTGCCGGCCATAGCTTGAGATATACCGCTGTGAATCATCAGGCAGGTCGCAAGTTACTATCTGCGCATGGGGATACAGAGCAGAGAGAAAAGCTGCGGTATCACCGGAAAAAGTGCCTATTTCCAGAATCCGCCTGACTTTTTCCGGTGCAATTGCCGCCAGCGCCAGCCAGTGCTGGGAGGCGTTTTCGCACATGTCTTCATGGAAAGGGCCAGCCATGCCCAGAAGCGGCAGGGTTGTATTGGTTCTTTCAATGGCTTTTTTATAATCCCAGCCTATTTTTTCAAAACGCGCGGCCTGCAACACAAGGGCGCTTTCAGACGGATTGTTTGCCAGCTCTATTTTTGCCTTGATATCTGCAACGTCCTGGCTGGTCAGGCTGGCAAAACTCGCCGGGATGTCCTCCTGTTTGTCCAGAACACGCCCAGTCAGTCTTTTGTCGATCTCCACGCCGTTCCAGGTGCCCTTGTGCAGGCAGGGGAGGTCTTCAATGCCAAGCCATGAGGTAAGACGCGTCATCACGGTTGCCGTGTCGCAAACAAGCTCCGTAAAGTCGATAATCATGAATTGGTCGGGTTGCTCCTGAGCAAAGCGGGCGGCAACGTCCTTGGCTTTGATCATTCGCCTGAGAAAGTCAGACTTAAGCGTTGTCAGCTCCTCCAGCGCCTCCTCGGTCGAAATCCCCCGTGTGAACGCCTCTCTTTTGCAGTAGGCGTACAATACTTCCTGCATATCACGCATTATATAGATGATCCTGGCCTGCGGATACGTTTGCAGGATAATTTCAAAGCGGAAAAAGTCGACCTGGGGCATGCTCACGCCCCATCGGGGCTGAGGGGCATCAGGCATCAGGTGTTGCCCTAGCACAGAATACATTTCGCTGAAGACAGATTGGGCATCCAGCCGTTCAAGAGTGCTGAGCCTGTCCATAAGGGTTTTGTCGAGCGCATAAAAATCAAGGTTGAAAGGCAGCTTGACGATATTGTCGCCCGAAACGGTAAACGGAATATACCCTTGGCGGGCAAATCCCTCCAGGTTGTTCCATCGCCCTGCGCAAGACAGAGCCGCGCGGACGTCCCACAGCCGCTCTGTTTTTTCGTTAAAATGGTAAAGCAGGGGCGGCCTCCAGGCTGACAGGTAGCACAGGGCCGAGGCCATAAAATCGTGCCAAAAGGAAAAACTGAGTACGTCAGGATGCCCATTCAGCAGCGAGGCCAGCAGCCCCTTGCCTGAAACCAGTGGGGCGCAGATACAAAGAGGGGAAATTGTGTTCTTGTTCATCTATGCCTCCAGGGGGGCCCAAGTGATTTCACGCTGTTTCAGGCCGTAGCGTATCAATGCCTGCTCAATGCCGGGCATGTGCAGCCTGCGGGCAAAAACTACAATGGGCAGATTGCCGTCCTTGGCAAACTCTTCCGCCATGTGCTCGGGGTTGCGTATTTCCAGCCCGTCCACCGTAGCAGGAGCGCTGCCCACGTCCACCAGAAAGCAACGGGCGTTCACATTGCTGAAAAACTGGCGGTATTGACGCCATGCAGCACCGCAACCCCAGAAATAAACTTCTCGACCAGCGAGGGCCTTGGCGCGTTTTTCCACCTCGCCCAACAGAACTGTGTTGAACAGGGTATGTATTTTGTCGGGCAGGGCGGCCAGCTCTTCAAAGGAACAATCCTCGCCGGGAAGCTGCGCAAAAGCCTCGTCGTCAAGCAGGCAACGCAGATAGAGCATCAGGCCGCGATAGTAGAGATGCCGCTCGTGCCTGTGTTCAGGCAGCACGAATGGATATTGGTCGTACAGGGCATCAAAGGGCAGCCCCTGATACAGAAAGTATCTGCGTTTTGGGGCGAGGTGCAGCCCTTCAACTATGGGCAGGCTAACAACCCTTTTGAGGGCTTCGGCGTATTCTGCGTCCGTATCCACGCAAAACAGGCTTTCATCGTTGTCCTTGAGGCGCAGAGGTACGTTAAAACCTTTGAAAAACGATGGGAGGTCCTCGTCTTCAACAATGTCTTCGCGGTAGTTGCCGGGGTACCAGGTCTTTGCATAGCGCTCAATGGTGTCCACATCGTACTGTTGATCCACAATACTCACCTGATCGTTGAGGCGAATCAGCTTGCGCTTGCGAAAGTCGCCCAGCAGACCTGGGCTGAAAAGTTCGCCCCTGTGGCCAAGTAATTGACGCTCACCGGGCAGGCACATGCCGCAACGCGGGCAAAGCTGGCTGACCTGTTCCTGAAACTCATGCGGCTTGCGCTTCCACCATCCGGCCTCAACGGGCCATGCGTTGGCGCCGTCAAACAGCAGCATGTCCAGAGCTGCGCCCACTTCGCAAAAATAGGCCCCGTGAATGTTGACGGTGGGGCTCCAGCAGCGTTGCAGCCAGCAGTTGTTGATGAGCTTCCACATCAGGCTCTTGTCGGGCACGGCCTCTTCTACTGCAATGGTCAACGGATGATGACTGCACGAGGTCATCTGCTCTTCATTATGGGGGTTAAAGCGGATGGTGCGGTAGGTGCGCGTCATGTCCGAATTGGTTTCCGGCCACTGCGTCCACGGATATTCCGGCTTCCAATTGTACAGCGAATTGGGATCCAACGGCGTTGTGCTGACGGTCTTGGGCGTGCTGGGCAGGCCAGACGTGAAGATGTTCAGCTTTTCCTGCGGCAGATGTTTGCGCAGCAGAGCGTTGATTTCGTCAAACTGCGGGTGGAGCAGGGGTTCGCCACCGATGATGCTGACCTCTGTAGGCCAGTCCTTATAGGCAAGAATAGCGGCCTCAATTTGCTCCAAAGGCATGTGACGCCGTTGATCCGGTCGCAGATGGCGCTCATATCTTGTGCAGTATACGCATGAGTGGGGGCAAACAGTCGTAATGTCGATAAGTGCGCTCCAGCGCTTGTAGATATAGTCCACAATTATACTCCGGATGTAGCAATAAATGTGTTGTAGTCGCGTTCGTCAAGGACGGATTTCGCCTCACGATGCCAGATTGAAAATAGTGGGCCGAGAGGTGTCATCCAGTCGCTGCGGTGTACTGCGTCGGGGGCGAAACGCCATGGTTTGTTGCAGTTAAGGTAGTGCAGAAAAAACGGCACATTACCAGACAGCACAGATCCATTAAACATGTTAAACCTGTCATCAAGCGGCATACAGAAATTTTCATCCAGCATGCAAAAGAAATTCAACAGAGTTTCTTCATTATAGAAGAGGAATTCCGGGCCTATCTTTGCATATGCCTGGGTGCTTTGCCGTGAAAACTGTATTTTTGCCAGTGCAGCATTGTTAGCAAAAACCACGCCAGGATTGTTTAGGGGGGCAAGCCAGCTTAGGGGGGGAAGCCCTAATTCCTTTTCAATGCCTGTATGATTGTCGGTAATGGAAAAAGATCTGGCAGCAGGGTTGGCCCCGCTAATGGCAACATAGGGCGTGCGGGCAAAAATTTCATCCGGGCGGAAGGGCTGCACGCAAACAATGTCGGCGTGCAAACCCAGGCTGAAAGTATAGCCCCGCTCGTAGAGCATCTCTGGCGCAAAAAGCTGCACATAGGCTTCGGGCGTTGTGTGCATGTGCTTGATGTCAAAGCTGTTTCCATCGCCGCTATGCAACACTTCAATATCATATTTGCGCAGCAGTGCCTTTCCTGCGTCTGACAGACGGTGGGCATCGGTAACAAAAAATGCATCGGCTTGTGCTGTTCGACGGCGCGTTGATTCCAGCGCCACAATGGCGGGGAAAAGATAATTTTCATCGCCCGCGCAAAACAGGGCGTAGTCTTTTTGCCTGCTTGCGGTAATCGGCAGGGGGCCAGCTGGCTCTACTTGTTCAAAAATGTGGCGGAGGCCGTGCAACAAAAGATCCTGGCGGGCCAGAGCGGCCTCGCTGCGCGCTTGCGCCAGGCCAGCGGCAACGCTGCTGCTGTCGCTGTCGTCAAAGTCACTGCCGCCGCCACGGAAAATAAGACGCACGTTGGGCAGGGGCGGGGTATCACCCTGTGCTCTAGAGTCAGCCTGATGCGCCGCCTTGCCCAGCACAAGCGATGCCCAGAAATCAGCGGTGAAGCATGAGCGTGCAGGAGTCAAAGCGTGCTGCGCCCCGGTTGTGGTCAAGGTCTCGGGACCGAACGAAACAGGCGAAGGCGTAAGCTGAACAACGCTTTTTCCAAACCAGCGGGCCTCATCAAGCCTTTTGCTGTTCAGACCCACCACCGTGCTGATGGACGGGTGCGACAGCATCATGACGGTATTTTTTAAAAAAATATGGGGTGCTGGCAGCATTACTGCGTTCAGGTCTTGGCGCAGAAGCGCTTCGTCCTGCCCGGAAAGTCCCGGCCCGGGCGTGTACGGCCCGTTGCGGTTCACATATGTCAGAACAACAGGGTGTTGTTCCGCCAGATCCCGTAGTGTTTGCGCGTGCGCGCTGAAGCTGTCGCGTTGATTGTCCGGGGCCAGAGGCAGGGGATCCATCCAGTCCTGAGCCAGCACAAGCAGGGCGTTTTCAGGAATATAGTTTAAAAAAGCATTGGGGGCGTAGCGCGCTTTCTGCCAGTCTGCGCAGCGTTGTATCTCTTCATCCTCCAGGCAGTTGAGGCCCAGAGTTTGAGCGATTCCCGGCACGTTGGTGGAAAAAGCAAAAACAAGATCCGGCATGAAACTCGCAGGATGGATATGGGCATTGATCCAGTCGATACCGCAGGCGGTGAGCACGCTGGTTGTGAATGTGGAAAGGCTGTAGCCAACCACAAGCACATTCTCGCAATGCTGGGCGTTGGTAAGGATATGCTGTCTGGCAAAGGTGCAGGCCTCTTCAGTCACACCCTGGCGGCACAGGCAAAGCCAGTCGTTCTGCTCGGGAGCCTTGGAGCTGTTGGCGTTGCGGGCATAGAAACGGCGCACATCCTGCCGGGCCTGATCGTTGTGCTGTACCAGCCGTACGGAAAGCTTCGTGCCCTGAGCGGCTGGGAGACGGCAAAGATGGAAAAAGCTTTCGGCAAAATAGTGCCAGTGCATTTCTGCTTTTATTGGCGAAAGGGATCTGACTGGCGGCAGCCGAAAAAAGTCGCCCAGAAAAACCACTTCGCGCCAGTGCGCGGCTGATTGTTGCTTTGCGTTCATGATCAAAACGGCTTGTTGGGCTTGGGTTGCAGGGTTTGCAGGCAGCCGAGTATTTTTGCGGCATTGTGACGGTTGCCGAGCAAAAGCACCTTTATGAACGTGCGGGCATCCGTATGCCGCAGCATGGCGTCAAGGGTCGCGTCTGAAATGATCATTCCGTCCTTGTTAACCGCCGCCGTGCTTGCGTGCCCCACCTTTACGCTCAGATGTTCCGTCAGCACGTTGCGTAGCGCATCCTGCAGGGATTGCGGGCATCCGTGCTGCTCAAAGTAGGCGGGCAATTCCTGCAACATATGCCATACGTAAGTGGCGCGTTCCGGCCCTTCAGCGAATTTCATCCTTTCGTTGGAAAAGTCGTAGGCATAGCCGTAGGCCGCGTGCGGGCTGCCAACATATTTTTGGGCATGAAAGGCTGTGGTCAGGCAGATGCAGGCGTCTTCCACAAAGCGCCGCACACTGCTGCGCTCCAACGCATCGCACGCCTTTAATGCAACGCTGCGGGAGAGAAATTTGTTCCAGACCGTGGACTGCTGCTGGAAATTGGGTGAGGTAACGTAGGTCTGGAAGATGCCCTGCCCTGTCAGATGCTCTACGGGCGGATCCATGGTAAGAAACCATGCGGCAAAACTGCCATCGGCATTGATGCGGGCAGTGCGAAAGTGCAGAATATCCGGCTGCTCGCGTTGAAAAAGAGCCACGTTTTTGCCCAGTGATTCAGTGCCCCATATGAGGTCGTCGGCATCGGCAAAACCAATGATGTTCCCTTTGGCGGCTCGCATGCCCTCCAATCTGGCCCGCATAGTGTAAATGGGGGCAGTATGCGGCAGAAGGGTTATATCGAGCCCTTTAGCCCTGTAGGCTTCGACCACTGGCAGGCACGGCTCATCCGAGCAGTCATCGACCAGCAGTACCTCAATATCCTTGAAGTCCTGAGCCAGGACACTGTCCAGAAGATGGGGCAGGCATTGCAGATGATTGTGGTGCGGTACGATGAGCGAGAGTTCCGGCATGGTCAGTCTATCCTCATTGCCGGGTTGCCCGCCATGCGCCAACCATCGCGGCAACCTTTATAAATGTACGCGCCTGGCGCGATAATATTGCTGTTGCCGATGTTGGCCCCTGGCAGCACAACGGAGCGCACCCCAAAGGCGTTTCCATCGCCAATATGCGTATCGCCCAAAATCAGGGCGTAGGGTCCAAAAAAGTTGCCATCGCCAATGACAGCGTCATGCCCGACAACAACCGCACCATTGAAATAATTGGCATTGCCAATGATTGCGTCGCACGAAAAATGGCAGTTGGCAGTGACAATCATTGCTTCACCCACATGGGCGCTTTCGCCCACGTAGGATGACGGATGCACGAGATTGCAAAAGGTCGCGCCACGCGCCTTCCACTTTGCGTAGGCCTTGAGGCGCAGCTCCGGTGAAGCGATGCCGATGACAAATACATCATCCTGCTCGGGAACAAAGGCATCGTCCACGCCTATTTCCATTTCTGCAAGGTTGCGCAGTTTTTGCGGATAGCCTTCAAAGGACAAAAAACCCTTGAAGCGCAGTTTGTCGCCCCAGATTTCCTGCGCCATCCAGTAGCATTCTCTTGCTGCCGAAGAATTGCCGATGATTACAAGATTTTTATCCATCAGTAGCGTCCGCCGTCCATAACTACAGTTTGGCCTGTTATCCATTTACCGGAGTCACTCAGCAAAAATACTATAGTCTGGGCCACGTCTTCGGGGGTGCCAATGCCCAAAGGATAGGCTGCCAGCGCCTGATCGCGTGCATCAGGGCTGAGCATTGCGAAATATTGTTCGCTCATGGGTGTGCGGACCATGGCTGGAGCAACTGCGTTGATCCGTATGCCCTGAGGGGCCAGCTCTCTGCTCAGGCTTATGGTTGCCGCCTGTATGGCCGCCTTGGCGCCGCCATATGCCGCAAGCCCGGCTTCTTTGGCAAGGGCGGCGGCTGAAGACAGAAAAATAATTGAAGAACCCTGGCCCATGTTATTGCGCTTGTCGGCAAAGCCCCTTGCCAGCAGCAGGGGCGCATGGACGTGTATATCATAAAGGCTTGCAGCAGCGTTTCTGTCGTACGCGCGCAGGGGCATAACCGCGGCATAGCCCGCGCAACAAACAAGACTGGTCAGTTTGCCGTATTTTTGACGCAAACCGGCAACCCATTGCGGCAGTGAGTCCATATCCTCTTGCAGGTTGCGTGGCTCAATGTGCAAGGATTCTTGATGCGCGCATGCGTTTTTCAGGTTCTGGAGCCGGGGCATGTCGCGTCCGCTGGCAATGACGGTAGCTCCCATCTGGTTGCACAGAAGGGCTACAGCCATGCCAATGCCAGAGCTGGCACCTGTGACAAGAACGCGATTTTCCGGCGTCAGCATGGTCATTCGATCTTGCCTTCCCCAAGGCTCATGAGGTCTGCAACGGTGTTCACGTCTTTATATTGCGAAAACCGGGTTTTTACCCCAAGTTCTTTGTCAAACAGGGCAATGCACGACATGATCGACAAAGAATCCCATTCCTCCATTCCTGTGAGCTTTGTGTCGGGAGTAATCGGGGTGTCCGTCTGCAAAATATCTTGCAGAGTTGCAAAGAATTTTTTTTGCTCGAGCATTATAATTCCTCCTTGGGAGGGGGGGGCGTTTTTTTTCCTGTAATTTTGTTTTGCCAGTAGGCCAGGTATTCTTGCTGCGTCATGGTATCTGCTGGGGGATCAAAATCAGAAACACCCGTACAGACAATGTTGTCTGTATCCATAATGGCGGATGCCCAGGCAAGCCCTACGCCGAATCCGCACAGCATCAGGCGCTGTTTTTTACTGAACTCAATCTCCTGCCACGCATCGCACAACGCTGTTGGTATGGAGGCTGCGGCAGTGTTGCCGAATTTGCTGAAAGCCCCCATTATTGTCTTTTGCTGTGAAAAACCAGCAGCTTCCGCAATCATGGACATGATCTGCTTGTTAGCCTGATGGGGTACAAACCAGTCGATGTCTTCCGCGTTCATGCCTGCCCAGGCGAGTGTTTCAATGATAT encodes:
- a CDS encoding class I SAM-dependent methyltransferase; translation: MNKNTISPLCICAPLVSGKGLLASLLNGHPDVLSFSFWHDFMASALCYLSAWRPPLLYHFNEKTERLWDVRAALSCAGRWNNLEGFARQGYIPFTVSGDNIVKLPFNLDFYALDKTLMDRLSTLERLDAQSVFSEMYSVLGQHLMPDAPQPRWGVSMPQVDFFRFEIILQTYPQARIIYIMRDMQEVLYAYCKREAFTRGISTEEALEELTTLKSDFLRRMIKAKDVAARFAQEQPDQFMIIDFTELVCDTATVMTRLTSWLGIEDLPCLHKGTWNGVEIDKRLTGRVLDKQEDIPASFASLTSQDVADIKAKIELANNPSESALVLQAARFEKIGWDYKKAIERTNTTLPLLGMAGPFHEDMCENASQHWLALAAIAPEKVRRILEIGTFSGDTAAFLSALYPHAQIVTCDLPDDSQRYISSYGRQNPDKKRTLEAQRAKNLKADNITFIQKNSFLLPQYISGPFDIIWMDGGHTYPDVAFDLCNSWHLLADDGILLCDDVFIPQPPDSSKNYDSYNVFSPLIRDNIIDVNYILKRLCIAPSPELEGKMIAAVRKIQQPSI
- a CDS encoding radical SAM protein; this translates as MDYIYKRWSALIDITTVCPHSCVYCTRYERHLRPDQRRHMPLEQIEAAILAYKDWPTEVSIIGGEPLLHPQFDEINALLRKHLPQEKLNIFTSGLPSTPKTVSTTPLDPNSLYNWKPEYPWTQWPETNSDMTRTYRTIRFNPHNEEQMTSCSHHPLTIAVEEAVPDKSLMWKLINNCWLQRCWSPTVNIHGAYFCEVGAALDMLLFDGANAWPVEAGWWKRKPHEFQEQVSQLCPRCGMCLPGERQLLGHRGELFSPGLLGDFRKRKLIRLNDQVSIVDQQYDVDTIERYAKTWYPGNYREDIVEDEDLPSFFKGFNVPLRLKDNDESLFCVDTDAEYAEALKRVVSLPIVEGLHLAPKRRYFLYQGLPFDALYDQYPFVLPEHRHERHLYYRGLMLYLRCLLDDEAFAQLPGEDCSFEELAALPDKIHTLFNTVLLGEVEKRAKALAGREVYFWGCGAAWRQYRQFFSNVNARCFLVDVGSAPATVDGLEIRNPEHMAEEFAKDGNLPIVVFARRLHMPGIEQALIRYGLKQREITWAPLEA
- a CDS encoding glycosyltransferase family 8 protein, with the translated sequence MNAKQQSAAHWREVVFLGDFFRLPPVRSLSPIKAEMHWHYFAESFFHLCRLPAAQGTKLSVRLVQHNDQARQDVRRFYARNANSSKAPEQNDWLCLCRQGVTEEACTFARQHILTNAQHCENVLVVGYSLSTFTTSVLTACGIDWINAHIHPASFMPDLVFAFSTNVPGIAQTLGLNCLEDEEIQRCADWQKARYAPNAFLNYIPENALLVLAQDWMDPLPLAPDNQRDSFSAHAQTLRDLAEQHPVVLTYVNRNGPYTPGPGLSGQDEALLRQDLNAVMLPAPHIFLKNTVMMLSHPSISTVVGLNSKRLDEARWFGKSVVQLTPSPVSFGPETLTTTGAQHALTPARSCFTADFWASLVLGKAAHQADSRAQGDTPPLPNVRLIFRGGGSDFDDSDSSSVAAGLAQARSEAALARQDLLLHGLRHIFEQVEPAGPLPITASRQKDYALFCAGDENYLFPAIVALESTRRRTAQADAFFVTDAHRLSDAGKALLRKYDIEVLHSGDGNSFDIKHMHTTPEAYVQLFAPEMLYERGYTFSLGLHADIVCVQPFRPDEIFARTPYVAISGANPAARSFSITDNHTGIEKELGLPPLSWLAPLNNPGVVFANNAALAKIQFSRQSTQAYAKIGPEFLFYNEETLLNFFCMLDENFCMPLDDRFNMFNGSVLSGNVPFFLHYLNCNKPWRFAPDAVHRSDWMTPLGPLFSIWHREAKSVLDERDYNTFIATSGV
- a CDS encoding glycosyltransferase family 2 protein, with translation MPELSLIVPHHNHLQCLPHLLDSVLAQDFKDIEVLLVDDCSDEPCLPVVEAYRAKGLDITLLPHTAPIYTMRARLEGMRAAKGNIIGFADADDLIWGTESLGKNVALFQREQPDILHFRTARINADGSFAAWFLTMDPPVEHLTGQGIFQTYVTSPNFQQQSTVWNKFLSRSVALKACDALERSSVRRFVEDACICLTTAFHAQKYVGSPHAAYGYAYDFSNERMKFAEGPERATYVWHMLQELPAYFEQHGCPQSLQDALRNVLTEHLSVKVGHASTAAVNKDGMIISDATLDAMLRHTDARTFIKVLLLGNRHNAAKILGCLQTLQPKPNKPF
- a CDS encoding SDR family NAD(P)-dependent oxidoreductase, with product MTMLTPENRVLVTGASSGIGMAVALLCNQMGATVIASGRDMPRLQNLKNACAHQESLHIEPRNLQEDMDSLPQWVAGLRQKYGKLTSLVCCAGYAAVMPLRAYDRNAAASLYDIHVHAPLLLARGFADKRNNMGQGSSIIFLSSAAALAKEAGLAAYGGAKAAIQAATISLSRELAPQGIRINAVAPAMVRTPMSEQYFAMLSPDARDQALAAYPLGIGTPEDVAQTIVFLLSDSGKWITGQTVVMDGGRY
- a CDS encoding phosphopantetheine-binding protein; protein product: MLEQKKFFATLQDILQTDTPITPDTKLTGMEEWDSLSIMSCIALFDKELGVKTRFSQYKDVNTVADLMSLGEGKIE